CGCGGTCAGACCGGCTTCTGCTTCGCTCACCATCCATTCATTCATGCCGGCAATCATACCCCTGTGGCTCGCGGCAGGCAAGCTCCCGATTGCCGGAGTCGGTGGCGGAAACGATTTCCCCGGGGGATAAGTACTTTACATGCCCAGGGGACCTTGCTAACATGGCCCGCCATCCCTTCATTTCCCCAGGCCCTTGCCGGTTCAGGACGGTTTCCAGCGGTTACAGATGAAGATCAAGCGGGTAGAAATCATCGGTTTCAAGTCCTTCGTCGACCGGGTTTCCTTCGACTTCCAGGAAGGAGTTACATCCGTGGTCGGGCCCAATGGCTGCGGCAAGAGCAATATCGTCGACGCCATCCGCTGGTCCATGGGGGAGCAGAACGCCAAGAACCTGCGCGGCCGCTCCATGGAGGATGTCATCTTCGGCGGCAGTGAATCCCGCAAACCGCTGGGGATGGCCGAAGTTTCCATGTTCTTCGACAATGCTGACGGAGGGGGCCCCGCCGCTTTCCGCGAGTATGCCGAAATCATGGTGACGCGGCGCCTTTACCGCAACGGCGAGAGTGAGTATCTGATCAACAAGACCCCCTGCCGTCTGCTCGACATCAGCGAACTCTTCATGGATACGGGGGTCGGCGCCCGCGCCTATTCGATCATCGAGCAGGGCAAGATCGGCATGATCCTCAATGCCAAGCCCGAGGACCGCCGCTTCCTGATCGAGGAGGCGGCCGGGGTCACCAAGTATAAATCCCGCAAGAAATCGGCGTTGCGCAAGATCGAGGCCACCCGGCAGAACCTGCTGCGGCTCGGCGATATCGTGTCGGAAGTGCGCCGGCAGTTGAACAGTCTCAAGCGCCAGGCACAGAAAGCCGAGCGCTTCCGCACCCTGCGGGAGGAACTCAAGGGGATCGAAACGCGGATTGCCGCCGGGCGTTACCGGCAGCTGCAGGCGGAGAGGGAAGGCCTAGGCAGGGAGGAGCTCGGCCGGCAGCAGGAACTGGAAGGGGTTTCGGGGCAGCTCGCCGAACAGGAACTCCGTCTCGAGGAACTGCGCCTGCAGCACCTAGACAGGGAAAAGGCGGTCACCCAGGGGCAGGAACGCCTCTTTCATCTTGGTGCAGAACTGCAGAAGACGGAGGGGCGCCTCGAGCTCAGCCAGCGGGAGATCGAGACGCTGTTGCGCCAGCAGGAGCGTCAGGCTGCCGAGCAGGATGAGAACGCCCGTCGCCTCGCCGGTCTCGATGAGGAGGAGACCTCGCTGCGGGACGGGTCCAGTTCGCTCGGCAGCGAACTCGAAGGGATGCAGCGGCAACTGGGGGAAGGCGAAGGCCACCTGGAAGAGTGCGCAGCCAATGAACAGGATCTGGTCAGTCGGCTGGAAACCACCCGCGCCGCTCTCTATGCGCTGCTCAATGCACTCTCTCGCGCCGGCGCGCTGCAGGACGAAGCCCGACGCCGCCTTCAGAACCTGGAAGAGCGCGCGGCGCGCAACCGGGGCGATGCCGTCACGGTGCGTGAGCAGACTGAAGAAGCGCAGGCGCTGCTGGCGGCGCTGGAAATGACGCTTCGGGGATTCCGCGAACGCCGCACCGGTCTGCAGCAGGAGCGCGAGGGGCTGCAGGAGACGGTCCTGACCCTGCGCCGGCGCATCGAAGAAAACGAAAACGCCCTGTTGGTCCGGCGCGAGGAGCTCAACCGCTTCCGCTCCCGGCTGGAGACGCTGCGGCAATTGGAGAAAAATCTCGAGGGGTACGGCGCCGGCGTCAAGACCCTGCTCGGCGAGAACGCCTTCCGTGGCCGCTTCGGCCGGATGGTTGCCGACTTTCTTGAGGTGCCTGCCCGTTACGAGGCGGCCGTGGAAGCGGCCTTGGGAGACAGGCTGCAGGCGCTACCGGCGACTGCCGGCGATGCCTTGGAAGCGCTGGCCTTCCTGCGCCAGAAAGATGGGCGTTGCACGTTCGTCCTGCCCGGGTTCTCTGCCGCCGCCCCGGCCGCCATCAACGACGCCACGCCGTTGCTCGAGCTGGTGCAGCCGCGTCTGGGTGCGGAGTCGACGGTAGCCGTCCTGCTCGCCGGGGTATGTCTGGTCGAGAGTCTCGAACCCTATCTGGCAGTGCCGCTGCCGGCCGGCGTGGTGCTGGTCACCGAAGCCGGCGAGACGCTGAGTGCGCGGGGGGAACTCACCGGCGGCGGCCGTCAGGCTCTCGCCCAAGGCCTTCTGCACAAACGGCGCGAGATGAAAGAACTGGCCGAGCGGGTAGGGGGGCTGGAGGCGCTGGTCGAGGCCCTCCAGTCCGAGCGTCAGCAGCTCCGGGAAGACCTGACCGAGGCGGAGGAGCAGCTGCGCGAAACGGAGGCGGCGCTGCACCGCAAGGAGCTGAAAGTGGTCGACAGCGAAAAGGACCTCCTGCGGATCAGTGGTGAGGCCGACCGACTGCGCGAGCGCCTGGAGGTGCTCAGCCTCGAGGAAGATCAGCTACACGAAGAGCGGGAGGAACTGGAGCGCCAGTTGCGGGAGGCTTCCCGGGGCCGCGAAGAACAGGAGTCGCAGAAAGCCCAGCACGAAGAAGGCGTGGCTCGGTTGCAGGAGGAACTGCAGGTTTTGCGCCGGGAGACGGAAACGGTGAGGGAGCGGGTCACCTCACTCAAGGTGGCCGTCGCCAGCCTTCGTGAGCGGGAGGAAGGGAGTCGCCGCAGTCTGGAGCGGCTCGCGCAGCTTCGCGTGGAATTGCGGGCCCGGGCCGCCCTGCTGACCAGCCGGGAGGCCGAGGGAAAAGGGGAAGAAGAGCGGCTGCGCAGCGAAATGGAACGGCAGCGCGTCGAGCTCGATCTCCTCTTCCGCCGGCGGGAAGAGGAAAAAGGGCGTTTCGAGAAGACCCGCGAGCGGTTCGAGGCCGGCAGCCGTGAGATCGAGGCGCAGGAGGACCTGCTCAAGGGGCTGCGCAGCCGGCTGCATCAGGCCCGGGAGTCGCTTTCCGCGCTGCAACTCAAAGGGCGCGAGTTGGAGATGCAGGCCGAGCACCTGCGCCAGGGCGTTCTGGAGCGTTACCGGCTGGACCTGGCCGAGGCTTCACCGCCCCCTGAGGCGTTCTGCTCAACAGCGGATGACGAGCGACGCATGCAGGATCTTCGGCGCCAGATCGACGATATCGGCGAAGTCAACCTCACCGCCATCGAGGAGTACCAGGAGCTGGAAGGGCGCTTCAGCTTTCTCTCCCTGCAGCAGGAGGATCTGCGGCAGTCTCTCGAAGGCTTGCAGACCGCCATTACCAAGATCAACCGGACCACCCGCAAACGCTTCCGCGAAACCTTCGATCAGATCAACGCCAAGTTTCAGGAGGTTTTCCCCCGGCTGTTCCGAGGTGGACGGGCCGAACTGCAGCTGACCGACGAGGAGGACCTGCTGGAGACGGGAATCGACATCGTCGTCCAGCCGCCGGGCAAGAAACTGCAGAACGTCAACCTCCTCTCCGGCGGCGAGAAGGCACTGACGGCGGTGGCGCTGATCTTTTCGATCTTTCTGATCAAGCCATCCCCTTTCTGCATTCTGGATGAAGTCGATGCGCCGCTCGATGACGTCAACATCGGCCGGTTCAACGAACTGGTCAAGGAGATGGCCGAGATTTCCCAGTTCATCATCATCACCCACAACAAGCGCACCATGCAGATTGCCGATACCCTGTACGGAGTGACCATGGAGGAACCGGGGGTCTCCAAACTGGTTTCGGTCCGGATTAATGAATTCTAGGTGGTCTCATGTCGTTCAAAAAGCTGCTGACGGAGTTGGTCGAAAGTGTTCCCCACGCCCAGGGGGCGATTATCGTCGACTGGGAAGGGGAAGCGGTCGATCATGTGGCCATGATAGACGACTATGAGCTCAAGGTCATCGGTGCGCACAAAGGGGTCATTCTGAACAACCTGCGGGAAGTGGTGCGTCGCCTGGACGGGGGCGACCTGGAGGAGCTGGTGATCGCCACCGAAAAGGCCCAGATGCTGGTCCTGCCGTTGACGGAAGAGTACTTTTTGGCTCTCACCCTGGGAAACGGAGAGTCTTTGGGGCGGGCGCTGTTCGAGGCGAGGCGGTGCGCCGCCCGGCTGAAGGTAGAAATTGCCTGATCACCACTGCCGGCCGTCAACGGGCGGCGACTGGAGCAACGACAATAAAATGAGTAGAAGGAGCGCTTAACCGATGGAGTCGAATTCCCGTTTGCTCGAATGGCTGAGCGGCCTGCTGGCCGGCCTGGGCGTGTCGCCAGACTACCTCGCCCTGGGGTCCATGATGGTGCTCTACCTCCTCGGCATCCTTGCTGTTTTGCTGGTGATCGTGGTTCTTTTGCGGCGCCGCCGGCCAATCGAGATGCCTCCGCCCGCACCGCCGGCTCGTGAAGAAGGCCCTGCGGCGCCTCCCGTCGATGTCGGCGAGCAAAAACCCGCCGAAGAGGAGGTCGTCGAGGCCGCCGCGCCGAAAGTCGCTGGGGAGGAGGTTGCTGCGCCAGTCGCCCCCCCTGCACCGCCTGCCGCAGCACTCTTGCGGCAAGCGGTGGTGGAGCCGGCATTGGCCGAAGAGGCACCGGTCACCTTGTTCGAGCGGATGCGGGCTGGTTTGGCTAAAACCCAATCGGCTCTGGTAGGCCGCATCGATGCTTTGCTGGGCGGCCGGCAGCGGGTGGATGCCGAAGTGCTGGAGGAACTGGAAGAAATACTCATCACCGCGGACTTCGGAATGAAAACCACTCAGGACCTGGTGCAGTCGCTGGAAAAGCGGGTTGCCGGCAATGGTGCGGTCGAAGGCCTGCGCGACCTTCTCAAGGAGGAGATTCGCCAGCGGCTTCGCCTGGAAGCCGCCCCGCTAAATCTTTCCGCCGCAACCCCCTTTGTGGTCATGGTGGTGGGAGTGAACGGCGTCGGCAAGACCACCACGATTGGCAAACTGGCCCGTCAGTTCGCAGCTCAAGGGAAAAAAGTCGTGCTCGGCGCCGGGGACACATTCCGTGCCGCTGCCGCTGAGCAACTGGCCATCTGGGGTGAGCGGGCCGGCGTCGATGTGGTCCGCCACGCCGAAGGTGCCGATCCGGCAGCGGTGGCGTTCGATGCGGCCAAGGCCGCGGTCGCCAGGGGTGCCGATGTGCTCATCCTCGACACTGCAGGCCGACTGCACACCAAGGTGAATCTAATGGAAGAGCTGAAAAAAATTCGCCGCGTCCTGTCTCGCGAGATTCCAGGCGCCCCCCATGAAACGCTGCTGGTGCTCGATGCCACCACCGGCCAGAACGCCCTGGTCCAGGCCCGTCTCTTCCGGGATGCGGTGGAGGTTTCGGGGATCGCTCTGACCAAGCTTGATGGTACGGCCAAGGGCGGGGTAGTGGTGGCGATCGGCGCCGAACTCGGTCTGCCGGTGCGCTTTGTCGGCATTGGCGAGGGAGTCGATGATCTGCGACCATTCGATGCCGACCTGTTTGTCGATGCGTTATTTCAGCAGAACGTTTAATCTCTTGACTTTTTGCCACAGCTTCTCATAGAATTTCCCCTAAGCTGGAGAAGGTAAATCGTGGATTTGAATATAGTTCTTCGGCTGGAAAAAAAGATCGATCAGCTTCTGGCCCGGAATCAGGAACTGGAGGAAGAGCGCAACCGGTTGCTCGCGGAGAAAAAAACGCTCGTCGGTGAGCGCGAGCGTTTCTGCGCCGAACTGGACAGAGTGCTTACCAAACTGGACCGTCTGGATCAGGAGATGCCTTGAAGCATACCGTTCAGGTAACGATTCTCGGTCAGCAGTATACCGTGAAGAGCGAGGCTACCCCGGACGAAGTCGCCAAGGTGGTCGATTTTGTGAATGATAAAATCGCCGAGGTGGCGGCATCGGGGCGAACCGTCGATTCCCTCCATGTTGCCGTCCTCGCTCTGCTCAATCTGGCAGGCACGTTCCTTCGTCTGCAGGAAGAGCGGTTGATAATGACTTCCCAGCCGTTTTCGGACACGCAGGCGGATTCTAGACTCTTACGCTTGCTGGAACGGTTGGAGCAGGCCTGTCCGGAAGCATCATAGAGGTTACTCATTCCGTTAGGGCAAAGACAGATTTTTAGAGTGGCATCACTTCAGTCTCCGTGCGGAGATTTTAGATAGACAGGCAGATGGTTTCAATGCGCCCTGGATTTGAGGGCGCTTCGCTGGTCCGGTTGGAAGACACCTGTTCGCATATTTTCTTGCTGAGTTGACAGCATGCACTTGATGCTCTCTACGGATGACAGTACGCAATCTCCTTCTGCATTGAACAGAAAACGGAAGATTTGTGAGGCGTGCTCTCTCCAGTTGGCGGCCGCTTGTCGGCAGACAACAACGGCCCCCGGCCGGGCAGGGAAGTTTTGAACGTAGTGTCATCCCCCGCTGGACCTGAATACCACCCACCCCTTCTCATCTAAAACCCTCCCTTCCGGAGATCACCCGAGACTGCGGGATCTCTGCCATGCCCAAACGCTCCATTCGGGACGAATTACTCGCTCGCCGTCGCCACCTGGCGGTTGAAACTTGTCTGGGGCGTAGTCTGGCGGCGCAACAGTCGCTCCTGCTCGCCCCTGAATTTGTTTCGGCAACCGTCGTGGCTTTGTATAGCCCGGTGCGGAACGAAGTTTTTACCGAAGAAATATTCACAGAAGCCCGCCGTTGCGGCAAAATCGTAGCTTATCCTCGAGTGCGCGGGGCCTTGCTGGAATTTGTCGAAGTGAAGGAGCGACAGGAGCTTGAAACCGGAGCTTACGGTATTCTCGAGCCGTGCGGAGTGCACGTCGTTCCGTTGGCGGCGCTTGAGTTGATCGTGGTGCCGGGAGTCGCCTTCGACCTTGCCGGGCACCGTCTAGGCTATGGCAAGGGCTATTATGACCGCTTACTGCACGAATGCAGGGGACTACTCGTTGGCCTCTGTTTTGATTTCCAACTGGTCGAGAAGCTGCCTGCTGAAGCTCACGACGTCCGAATGAACATGGTAGTGACCGATGAACGCACGTTGCATTTTGCTGCTGACGGTTCTGGCAGCAACAGGCAACCCAACATAAACTAAGTGAGGAGGGTCCGACTTTGCGAATAGAACTCGTGCTGATTTTGATTGTCGCCGCCTCGGCTGTCAGCGTATTCGCCGGCATGCTGTTGCGCCGTAAACTGGCTGAGTCCCGCATCGCCAATGCGGAAAGGGCTTCGGAGCAGATTGTCGAGGAAGCCAGGAAAGAGGCGGATTCGATCCGCAAGGAAGCAGTTATCCAGGCCAAGGATATGGTGCTGGAGGCCAAATCCGACTGGGAGAAGGAGTCCCGGGAGTTGCGCCGTGAACTGCAGGTGCAGGAAAAACGGCTGCTGCAGAAAGAAGAGAACCTGGATCGAAAGATCATTCAACTGGATGACCGGGAGAGTGATCTCGGCAAGCGGGAAAAGGGCCTGCTTCAGCAGGAAGAGCATCTCAGAAGCCGGGAGCAGGAAGTCGATAGCCTGATCCTTGAGCAGAGGACTCGACTGGAAAATATCTCGGGCCTGAAGTCCGAGGAGGCCAAACAGCAGTTGATGGCGGCCATGGAAAGCGAAGCCCGGCACGATTCGGCCAAGCGGATCAAGGAAATCGAGGATGAGGCCAGGGAGTCCGCGGACAAGAAGGCCAAGGAGATCCTGGCTCTTGCTATCCAGCGCTACGCCGGCGATTTTGTCGCCGAGAAAACGGTGAGTGTGGTGCCGCTGCCTTCCGACGAGATGAAGGGGCGCATCATCGGCCGTGAGGGGCGCAACATCCGGGCGATCGAAGCAGCCACCGGCATCGATCTGATTATTGACGACACGCCCGAGGCCGTCATTATCTCGGGGTTCAATCCGGTGCGTCGCGAAGTGGCCCGGCTGGCCTTGGAGCGTCTGATCACCGACGGGCGCATTCATCCCGCGCGGATTGAGGAAGTGGTCAGCAAGGCCACGCAGGATGTCGACAATGCCATTCGTGAAGCCGGTGAGCAAGCCACTTTCGATGTCGGGGTGCACGGCATCCATCCGGAGATCATCAAGCTGATCGGTCGTCTCCGGTATCGCACCTCCTACGGACAGAACGTCCTGCAGCATTCCCTGGAGGTGGCCTTCCTGTGCGGAATCATGGCATCTGAACTGGGATTGAATGTCAAACAGGCCAAGCGTGCAGGACTGCTGCACGACATCGGCAAAGCTGTCGATCATGAAATCGAGGGCTCGCACGCGGTGATCGGTGCTGATCTGGCGCGTAAGTACGGTGAGGCACCCCCGATTGTTCACGCCCTTGCGGCCCACCACGAGGACGAGAAACCCGAGTCGATCCTTGCTGTCCTGGTGCAGGCGGCAGACGCCCTTTCGGGTGCGCGTCCCGGCGCCCGCCGAGAGATGCTTGAGACCTATGTCAAGCGGTTGGAGGAACTCGAGCGCATTGGTACCTCCTTCAGGGGGGTCACCAGTTGTTTTGCCATTCAGGCCGGCCGGGAAATCCGGGTGATGGTATCCAGCGATGAGGTGACCGATGCTCAGGCGCATGTACTGGCCAAAGATGTCGCTCGCAAGATCGAGGACGAGATGACTTACCCCGGGCAGATCAAGGTCAACGTCATCCGGGAAACCCGGGCCATCGAATATGCCAAGTAGCAGGAAGGCGGACGTTTGAAGATCCTTTTTATCGGTGACATCGTCGGTCGCGCCGGCCGACTGGCACTCGTTTCGCGCCTCGATCGGTTGATCGACCTGCATAACGTCGACCTGGTGGTGGCTAATGGTGAAAATGCGGCGGCGGGTTTCGGTTTGACGCCGGATATCGCCCGGGAACTCCTTGATCTGGGAGTGAACGTCATTACCTCCGGCAACCATATCTGGGACAAAAAAGAGATCTATCCCTGGCTCGGCGCCCAGCCGAACTTGCTGCGGCCGGCCAACTATCCAGCGGGCGTGCCGGGACGCGGGGCCGGGGTGTTCTCGACCAGTGCAGGAATCAAGGTGGGAGTGCTCAATCTGGAAGGGCGGGTGTTCATGAATGCCTTGGAGTGCCCGTTTCGGACCGCGGATGCGCTGGTCGAGGACTTGCGTCGCCAGACCCCGATCATTCTGGTTGATTTTCACGCCGAGGCGACCAGCGAGAAGGTAGCCTTGGGTCATTATCTGGATGGGCGGGTCTCGGCGGTGGTGGGAACCCACACCCATGTGCAGACGGCCGACGAGCGCGTTCTGCCCGGAGGGACGGCCTACCTCACCGATGCCGGAATGACCGGCAGTCGTGATGCGGTGATCGGCATCCGCAAGGA
The Desulfuromonadales bacterium DNA segment above includes these coding regions:
- the smc gene encoding chromosome segregation protein SMC; amino-acid sequence: MKIKRVEIIGFKSFVDRVSFDFQEGVTSVVGPNGCGKSNIVDAIRWSMGEQNAKNLRGRSMEDVIFGGSESRKPLGMAEVSMFFDNADGGGPAAFREYAEIMVTRRLYRNGESEYLINKTPCRLLDISELFMDTGVGARAYSIIEQGKIGMILNAKPEDRRFLIEEAAGVTKYKSRKKSALRKIEATRQNLLRLGDIVSEVRRQLNSLKRQAQKAERFRTLREELKGIETRIAAGRYRQLQAEREGLGREELGRQQELEGVSGQLAEQELRLEELRLQHLDREKAVTQGQERLFHLGAELQKTEGRLELSQREIETLLRQQERQAAEQDENARRLAGLDEEETSLRDGSSSLGSELEGMQRQLGEGEGHLEECAANEQDLVSRLETTRAALYALLNALSRAGALQDEARRRLQNLEERAARNRGDAVTVREQTEEAQALLAALEMTLRGFRERRTGLQQEREGLQETVLTLRRRIEENENALLVRREELNRFRSRLETLRQLEKNLEGYGAGVKTLLGENAFRGRFGRMVADFLEVPARYEAAVEAALGDRLQALPATAGDALEALAFLRQKDGRCTFVLPGFSAAAPAAINDATPLLELVQPRLGAESTVAVLLAGVCLVESLEPYLAVPLPAGVVLVTEAGETLSARGELTGGGRQALAQGLLHKRREMKELAERVGGLEALVEALQSERQQLREDLTEAEEQLRETEAALHRKELKVVDSEKDLLRISGEADRLRERLEVLSLEEDQLHEEREELERQLREASRGREEQESQKAQHEEGVARLQEELQVLRRETETVRERVTSLKVAVASLREREEGSRRSLERLAQLRVELRARAALLTSREAEGKGEEERLRSEMERQRVELDLLFRRREEEKGRFEKTRERFEAGSREIEAQEDLLKGLRSRLHQARESLSALQLKGRELEMQAEHLRQGVLERYRLDLAEASPPPEAFCSTADDERRMQDLRRQIDDIGEVNLTAIEEYQELEGRFSFLSLQQEDLRQSLEGLQTAITKINRTTRKRFRETFDQINAKFQEVFPRLFRGGRAELQLTDEEDLLETGIDIVVQPPGKKLQNVNLLSGGEKALTAVALIFSIFLIKPSPFCILDEVDAPLDDVNIGRFNELVKEMAEISQFIIITHNKRTMQIADTLYGVTMEEPGVSKLVSVRINEF
- a CDS encoding roadblock/LC7 domain-containing protein; this translates as MSFKKLLTELVESVPHAQGAIIVDWEGEAVDHVAMIDDYELKVIGAHKGVILNNLREVVRRLDGGDLEELVIATEKAQMLVLPLTEEYFLALTLGNGESLGRALFEARRCAARLKVEIA
- the ftsY gene encoding signal recognition particle-docking protein FtsY, producing the protein MESNSRLLEWLSGLLAGLGVSPDYLALGSMMVLYLLGILAVLLVIVVLLRRRRPIEMPPPAPPAREEGPAAPPVDVGEQKPAEEEVVEAAAPKVAGEEVAAPVAPPAPPAAALLRQAVVEPALAEEAPVTLFERMRAGLAKTQSALVGRIDALLGGRQRVDAEVLEELEEILITADFGMKTTQDLVQSLEKRVAGNGAVEGLRDLLKEEIRQRLRLEAAPLNLSAATPFVVMVVGVNGVGKTTTIGKLARQFAAQGKKVVLGAGDTFRAAAAEQLAIWGERAGVDVVRHAEGADPAAVAFDAAKAAVARGADVLILDTAGRLHTKVNLMEELKKIRRVLSREIPGAPHETLLVLDATTGQNALVQARLFRDAVEVSGIALTKLDGTAKGGVVVAIGAELGLPVRFVGIGEGVDDLRPFDADLFVDALFQQNV
- a CDS encoding cell division protein ZapB, producing MDLNIVLRLEKKIDQLLARNQELEEERNRLLAEKKTLVGERERFCAELDRVLTKLDRLDQEMP
- a CDS encoding cell division protein ZapA, which codes for MKHTVQVTILGQQYTVKSEATPDEVAKVVDFVNDKIAEVAASGRTVDSLHVAVLALLNLAGTFLRLQEERLIMTSQPFSDTQADSRLLRLLERLEQACPEAS
- a CDS encoding 5-formyltetrahydrofolate cyclo-ligase, which gives rise to MPKRSIRDELLARRRHLAVETCLGRSLAAQQSLLLAPEFVSATVVALYSPVRNEVFTEEIFTEARRCGKIVAYPRVRGALLEFVEVKERQELETGAYGILEPCGVHVVPLAALELIVVPGVAFDLAGHRLGYGKGYYDRLLHECRGLLVGLCFDFQLVEKLPAEAHDVRMNMVVTDERTLHFAADGSGSNRQPNIN
- the rny gene encoding ribonuclease Y; translated protein: MRIELVLILIVAASAVSVFAGMLLRRKLAESRIANAERASEQIVEEARKEADSIRKEAVIQAKDMVLEAKSDWEKESRELRRELQVQEKRLLQKEENLDRKIIQLDDRESDLGKREKGLLQQEEHLRSREQEVDSLILEQRTRLENISGLKSEEAKQQLMAAMESEARHDSAKRIKEIEDEARESADKKAKEILALAIQRYAGDFVAEKTVSVVPLPSDEMKGRIIGREGRNIRAIEAATGIDLIIDDTPEAVIISGFNPVRREVARLALERLITDGRIHPARIEEVVSKATQDVDNAIREAGEQATFDVGVHGIHPEIIKLIGRLRYRTSYGQNVLQHSLEVAFLCGIMASELGLNVKQAKRAGLLHDIGKAVDHEIEGSHAVIGADLARKYGEAPPIVHALAAHHEDEKPESILAVLVQAADALSGARPGARREMLETYVKRLEELERIGTSFRGVTSCFAIQAGREIRVMVSSDEVTDAQAHVLAKDVARKIEDEMTYPGQIKVNVIRETRAIEYAK
- a CDS encoding TIGR00282 family metallophosphoesterase; this translates as MKILFIGDIVGRAGRLALVSRLDRLIDLHNVDLVVANGENAAAGFGLTPDIARELLDLGVNVITSGNHIWDKKEIYPWLGAQPNLLRPANYPAGVPGRGAGVFSTSAGIKVGVLNLEGRVFMNALECPFRTADALVEDLRRQTPIILVDFHAEATSEKVALGHYLDGRVSAVVGTHTHVQTADERVLPGGTAYLTDAGMTGSRDAVIGIRKELALERFLTQLPVRFEVAKKDAVLCGVLFTVDEGTGRATGVERIFVEAGDNG